From a single Rhinolophus ferrumequinum isolate MPI-CBG mRhiFer1 chromosome 15, mRhiFer1_v1.p, whole genome shotgun sequence genomic region:
- the CKLF gene encoding chemokine-like factor isoform X1, with the protein MSALRLTQEQRPFYCSVKAFVKMLRLGLTVTSMTFFIISQAPEPYIVITGFEVTVVFFFIMLYMFRLDRIINFIFWPLLDIINSLVTATFMITISVLALTTDNTFTVLGGVLGLLAAVCCLADAALIYRKLLFNPSGPFQKSPDKI; encoded by the exons ATGTCAGCCCTGAGGCTGACGCAGGAGCAACGCCCCTTCTACTGCAGCGTGAAAGCCTTCGTGAAGATGCTGCGGCTG ggACTAACTGTGACATCTATGACCTTTTTTATCATCTCACAAGCCCCTGAACCATACATTGTTATCACTGGATTTGAAGTCAccgttgttttctttttcatcatgttATATATGTTCAGGCTTGATCGAATaattaactttatattttggCCTTTGCTT GATATTATCAACTCTCTGGTAACAGCGACATTCATGATAACCATATCAGTGTTGGCACTGACAACAGACAACACATTTACGGTCCTCGGAGGG GTGCTTGGACTCCTGGCAGCGGTATGCTGCCTTGCTGATGCGGCTCTTATTTACCGGAAGCTTCTATTTAATCCAAGTGGTCCTTTTCAGAAAAGTCCTGACAAAATAtaa
- the CKLF gene encoding chemokine-like factor isoform X2 — MSALRLTQEQRPFYCSVKAFVKMLRLDIINSLVTATFMITISVLALTTDNTFTVLGGVLGLLAAVCCLADAALIYRKLLFNPSGPFQKSPDKI; from the exons ATGTCAGCCCTGAGGCTGACGCAGGAGCAACGCCCCTTCTACTGCAGCGTGAAAGCCTTCGTGAAGATGCTGCGGCTG GATATTATCAACTCTCTGGTAACAGCGACATTCATGATAACCATATCAGTGTTGGCACTGACAACAGACAACACATTTACGGTCCTCGGAGGG GTGCTTGGACTCCTGGCAGCGGTATGCTGCCTTGCTGATGCGGCTCTTATTTACCGGAAGCTTCTATTTAATCCAAGTGGTCCTTTTCAGAAAAGTCCTGACAAAATAtaa
- the CMTM1 gene encoding CKLF-like MARVEL transmembrane domain-containing protein 1 has protein sequence MAPQPARSGKTAPSKTPTGPLHKRPAEHQVSPLSESEKEAIQKRIEGRATVPPKIRDSFKHFFFSPTGTLKVVRLGLLMEALACFVISKTHESYIAIAVLETCIVLFFILIYMLTIHRLMTCIHWPLLDLINSFITAVSLFIVAAFTMQEKEQKRLLYVGGALCFAAAIVCLVDATIVTKTMRNKVKRVLGIESETRSSPSRVEPTPKPAPAGPTPTPAP, from the exons ATGGCGCCGCAACCTGCACGCTCGGGGAAAACCGCACCCTCAAAGACGCCCACAGGACCTCTACACAAGAGGCCCGCTGAACACCAAGTGTCCCCCCTGAGCGAATCGGAGAAGGAGGCCATCCAAAAGCGTATAGAGGGCCGAGCCACAGTCCCGCCCAAAATCAGGGACAGCTTCAAGCATTTTTTCTTCTCGCCCACCGGAACATTGAAAGTCGTGAGGCTG GGTCTTCTCATGGAAGCATTAGCTTGTTTCGTCATCTCCAAAACCCATGAGTCATACATAGCAATCGCAGTGCTGGAAACCTGCATcgttcttttctttattctaatcTATATGCTAACCATTCACCGCTTGATGACTTGTATACATTGGCCCTTACTT GATCTTATCAACAGTTTCATTACAGCTGTGTCCCTTTTCATAGTTGCCGCCTTTACAATgcaagaaaaggaacaaaagcgTCTACTGTATGTCGGAGGG GCCCTGTGTTTCGCGGCGGCAATCGTGTGTCTCGTCGATGCGACTATAGTCACCAAAACGATGAGGAATAAAGTGAAAAGAGTCCTGGGAATCGAAAGCGAAACCAGGTCCTCCCCTTCCCGGGTAGAACCCACCCCAAAACCCGCCCCAGCGGGACCCACCCCGACGCCCGCCCCATAA